CGCGTTGGATTAGCTTTGGCTGACAAAGAAACAAAGATTGTCTTGCCCTTTAAAGTTTTGGAAAATAAAAATTTAGAGCAGATTTTGGAAGATTTAAAAAAAATTATTGCTGAAGAAAAAATTTTAAAAATAATTGTGGGCTGGCCTTTGAATTTAAAAGGAGAACCTACTGAAAAAACTCAAGAAGTGCAAGAATTTGTTGATATTTTAGCCAAAAATGTTGAAGTGCCGGTTTTAACTTTTGATGAAAGATTAACTTCTAGGGCAGCTAAAATGTTATCGGCCAAAAAGATTGACGTGGGAGCGGCCATGCTGATTTTGGAAAGTTTTTTGGGTCAAGAAAAGGCACGGGGAAAAATTTATGACCTATAATACAGAAGCAATAATTTTAAAAAAAAGAACTTGGCGTGAAAATGATTTAGAAATTATTTTTTTAAGTAAAGAATTGGGAAAAATGCGCGCCGTGGCTGTGGGGGCAAAAAAAATGCTGAGCAAGCTGTCCGGACATCTGGAGCCTTTTAAAGAGGTTAAATTAATGGTGGCCGAGGGTAAGGGTTGTGATAAAATAGGGCAAGCCATTACTTTGAACAATTTTTGTTTTCAAGGTGGTGAATCTAATTTTAATCAGCTTTTAAGAGCTCAAGAAGCCTCTAATTTATTGGAAAAAATTTTAGCCGAGAAACAGAAAGAAGAAAATTTTTTTCAACTAACCAAGAATTTTTTCTTTTTAAATTTTAAAAATAAAGAATCCAATTTTTTGCCGCTTTTTAAGTGGCAAGCGGCTGCTTTGGCTGGTTTTAAGCCGCGCCTTCATAATTGTATTTTTTGCCAAACAAAAATTAAAGGCAAATATGAATTCAATTTAACAGAGGCCGGGGCGGTTTGTTCCAAATGTTTTATAAAAAATAATCAGGAATTTGTAGATGTTAGTTTAAGAACCGGACAGATTTTAAAATATTTAGTGGAGAAAGCCGGTTTAAAGGAGGCTTGGGTGAAAATAACTAAAGAAACCGCCGAAGAATTAAATAATCTATTTGAAAAATTTTATTTATATCAAATTATTCATTAAATTATGCTTATCAAAGATTTGTCAAAATTTGTTAATATAGATGTGGAATTAAAGGGCTGGATTTATAACCTGCGCTCATCTGGTAGTTTGTATTTTTTACAATTACGCGATGGCTCGGGGTTTTTACAGGCTGTGGTCAACAAAGAAGCGGTTGCGCCAGAAGTTTGGGCTGACTGCCAAAAAATTACTTTGGAAACTGCGGTAACCTTGCAAGGCGTTGTATCCGAGCATCCCAAAAAATTTGGCGAATATGAATTACAAGTAAGCGGACTTAAATTGGTGCAAGTGGCCGAAGAATACCCCATTGGCAAAAAAGAGCACGGCCCGGATTTTTTAATGGAATGGCGGCATTTATGGCTAAGGTCGCCAAAGCAGTGGGCTATTTTAAAAGTGCGCGATGCTGTTATTACCGCAATTAATGAATATTTGCATCAAGAGTGTTTTATCAAAGTGGATTCACCGGTTTTTACACCCAATGCTTGCGAAGGAACAACCACTCTTTTTCCTGTTCCATATTTTGATTTGGGCACGGCCTATCTTTCCCAATCCGGACAGTTGTATAGTGAGGCGGCCATTGCTTCGGTAGGCCGGTGCTATGATTTTGGCCCGGTTTTTCGGGCGGAGAAAAGCAAAACCAAAAGACATCTAACAGAATTCTGGATGATGGATGCCGAGGGTGCTTTTGTGGAACATGAAGAAAATTTGCGCCTGCAAGAGGGTTTGGTGCGTCATATTGTTAGATATTGTTTGGCCATTTGTGCTAAAGAACTGGCAATTTTAGAAAGAGATACGGAGAAATTGCGCGCGGCCGATGCGTCTTTTACTCGTCTGAGTTATGACAAAACCATTGCTACACTGCAGGCTTTAGGTTCTGATATTCAGTATGGAGAAGATTTGGGTAATGATGACGAGGCGCTTTTAACAAAAGATTCGCCCGTGCCAATGTTTGTGGAAAAATGGCCCAAGACAATCAAACCATTTTACATGAAACGTGATACGGCTAATCCGGAGTTGGTGTTGAATGATGATTTGATTGCCACAGAAGGAGCGGGGGAGCTTATCGGCGGGAGCCAGCGCGAAGATGATTATAATTTGCTTTTGGAAAGAATCAAAGCCGAAGGTTTGAATTTGGCAGATTATGAATGGTATTTGGATTTAAGAAAATATGGCAGTGTGCCTCATTCCGGCTTTGGTATAGGATTAGAGCGCACTGTGCGCTGGATCACGGGCGTAGAGCATATTAGAGAGTGTATTCCTTTTCCTAGAATGATTACCAGGTTAAAACCTTGACAAAAACCCACTTTATTGTTAAGGTGACACTAAGAAACTCCCATTTGTTAATAAGGAGAAATCAAATGGAAAGGTTGCCTAGAAATGTCATTTTGGATCCTTCGTTCCTTCAACTGCTTGGTACCACTGTGGTACCTCAAGTGGCAGGTGACTTTGTCGCCCGTGAGCGTTTCTTGGAAGGAGAAGATTCGCGTTTTGTCTTGGATGACAATTTCAAGGCTTGGTTTTTAGGTAAGGTGGAGCCAGCCATACAAGCGGGATCTGCGAGTGAAAAGTCTCTCATCTCCTGCCTTTTGCTTAAAGGGACTTTTGACCCCAACCTTATCAAGGAAATTGGTGAGGAAGAGAGGGCGAAGACTTTCTTGTCTGTCATCTGGACACTTTTAGAAAGGCAAAATGTTGATGAGGACGGAGCTTTGCTTACCACGAGGGAATACGCCAATATCTTTTTTGCTTACGATGTGCGAGAAGTGCTTCGTTCAGTGGGCGTTTCACATGGTTTTAAGGGATGGCACATCAACGCCTTCCCAACCACACATGTCAAGGCCTGGGCACAAGGTAATCGTGTTTTCTTTGAAGAGAGATAGAAATCCTTTTAAATATTTCTTATCTAGTGATATACCCCTGATTTCCCAACGGAGCATCAGGGGGTATTTTTTTATTAAGTTTGCCAATCTACCTTTATTTTGTTAAAATAATTAGGTAAAACTAACATATTTTTATGCGAACTTTAATCAAAGAAACACCAACAAAAGTAGGTGAAGAAATAGAAATTCAAGGCTCGATACAAACACGCCGCAATTTGGGCAAAATTGTTTTTTTAGATGTACGCGATAGGAGTGGCTTAATTCAAGTAATTTGCGCGCCTGGTGAAATGAGTAATGATTATGAGGCTGTTAAAGATGTTAGAAGCGAATTTGCGGTGCAAATTTTTGGCATCATCAATAAAAGAAACGAAAAAAATATCAATCCTAATTTAATAACAGGGAAGATAGAACTTTTGGCTAAGTCTTTTAAAGTTTTAGCCACAGCGGAACCTTTGCCACTGGATCCGGCTGATGAAAAAATGGGCCTGGATGTTTATTTGGATTCTCTGCCTTTAACTTTGCGTACGGAAAAAAATCGTGCCCTGTTCAAAATTCAAGCGGAAATTGTTAATGCTTTTAGAAATTTTTTATTAAACCAAGATTTTATAGAATTTCCTTGCCCCAAATTAGTGGGGGAATCAACTGAAGGCGGCGCTAATGTTTTTTCCTTGGAATATTTTGGCCACAAAGCCTATCTTGCTCAGAGTCCGCAGTTTTACAAGCAAATTATGGTGGGGGTTTATGAGCGCGTCTTTACCATTGGCAATGTTTATCGCGCGGAAAAACACGCCACTACCAGGCATATAAATGAATACACCAGTTTAGATTTAGAATATGGGTTTATTAAAGATCATTTGGACGTAATCAATTTAGAAATTGAATTTATAAAATTTTTGGATAAGCATTTAGCTAAAGACGCTGCATCAGAGTTAAAATTATGGGATTTTCAGCCGCTTTTAATTCCAGAAAAATTTCCTATTTTAAAATTGCGCGAGGTGCAAGAATTGATTAAAAAGGAAACAGGCACAGACCATACCAACGAGCCTGATTTGGAACCTAATGAAGAACAGTGGATAGGGGAATACGCTAAAAATAAGTGGCAGTCGGATTTTGTTTTTGTCACGCATTATCCAACTAATAAGCGCCCGGTTTATACTTATCCCGATGAAAATGATCCGGAATTTACCAAAAGTTTTGATTTGCTTTTTCGCGGCGTGGAAATTACCACTGGCGGCCAGCGCATTAATAATTATAATCAATTGGTGGAAAATATTAAAAAGTGGGGCTACAAGTTGGACAGTTTTAGTTTTTATTTACAAGCCTTTAAATATGGAATGCCTCCGGAAGGTGGCCTGGCTATTGGGCTGGAGAGATTAACTGCTAAATTACTGGGTATAGAAAATGTTAAGCGTGCAACTTTGTTTCCCAGGGATTTGAATAGAATTGATTTGCAGTTATCACCTCCAGAATATAAACAAAAAGAAGGTTAGCTTATTCCTTAAAAATTTAACTCTTAATTTTAAATTTATGGTCCCTAAAAAAGTCCTTGCTTATTTGGAAAAAAATAAAGTGGCACATGAAATAATTAAGCATCGCCCAGTTTTTACCGCCTACGATTTGGCCGCTACTTTAAAAGAAAAGATGAATAAAGTAGCTAAAACATTGCTGATAAAAGTTGGGGGAAAGCGCTATATTATTATTGTGTTGCCGGCTCATTTAAAGATTGATTTTAAAAAATTGCAGAAAATTTTAAAGGCGGAAAAAATTGAATTAGCCACGGAACAAGCTATTAAGAAAATTTTAAAAACCAAGCCCGGCGCCCTTTTACCTTTTGGCGCTTTGCACAAATTGGAAATGTTTTTGGATAAGGCTTTGTTTAAAACAGAACACGCTTTGTTTGGCGCCGGATCTTTTACCGAATCTTTGCGTTTAAAAGTTAAAGATTTAGCCAAATTAGAAAATGCCACAGTAGCAGACTTTGGCCTGGCTGCTAAAAAGAAGATTAAAAAAGCCGCTAAGAAAGTTGCGCCAAAAATAAAAAAGGCTGTTAAAAAGATTACTAAAAAATAAATTTACCTTTCTAAATCAGGGGAAACCAAAGTAATGCCTCACCAGATAAAATTAGAACAATTTGAAGGTCCTTTATCTTTACTTTTAAAGTTGGTGGAACAGGAAAAAATGGAAATCACCCAAATTTCTTTGTCCCGCGTCACTGAATCTTTTGTTAATTATTTAAAAGACAATACAGAAATGCCCGAAGAGGAGATGGCTGATTTTTTAGTAATTGCCACCCGGTTAGTTTATATAAAGTCCAAAACACTTTTGCCCGAAGCCTTTACACCAGAAGATGAGAGCGTGAGTTTAGAGGATCAATTAAGAATGTACAAAGAATTTGTAGAGGCTTCTAAGAAAATTGAGGGCATTTTGAAGAAGAAAAAATTTGCTTATTTTAGAGAAAATATTTTAAAACCGGTCGAATTGGGGTTTTTTCCTCCCAAGAATTTGTCAGCCGAAAAATTAAAAAATGTTTTTGAAGAAATTTTGGAAAGATTGCGGCCAATTTTGGAATTACCAAAAGTGGCTATGGAAAAAGCTGTCACAATTAAAGAAAAAATAGGTCATATTGAAACTTTGTTGAGTAATTTAAATAGAATAGAGTTTAAACATATTTTATCCGCCGCGCGCAATCGTACAGAAATTATTGTTTCCTTTTTAGCGGTTTTAGAACTAACCAAACAACAGCATGTTTTTGTTTCTCAAGAAAATAATTTTGAAGAAATTTATATAGAAAAATTATAAGCAAATTATGCCTTTGACATCAAAAATAGAATCTTTGCTTTTTATAGCCTCTAAGCCTCTTTCCTTTAAAAAAATGGCGGAACTTTTGNNNNNNNNNNNNNNNNNNNNNNNNNNNNNNNNNNNNNNNNTAAAAGAAAAATATAACCAAGAGAATAATGGTATAAAAATTTTGCAGGAAAAAGAGGAAATCCAAATGGCTACTGATCCGCAAAACAGCAGTTTGGTTAAAGAATTTATCAAAGATGAAACCACGGGAGAATTAACCCGACCCTCTTTGGAGGCCTTAACCATCATTGCTTATCGCGGACCCATTACTAAATTGGAATTGGAGCAGATAAGAGGAGTTAATTGCAGTTTGATTTTGCGTAATTTACTTTTACGCGGCTTAATTAAAGAAGAAGACGACAAAGAAAAATTACAAAATGTTTATTCTATCACTTTTGATTTTCTAAGGTTTTTGGGAGTGGAAGACTCGGCTGGTTTGCCCGATTATGAAAAATTGCACAGCCATAATTTATTGGAAAAACTTTTGGAAGAAATGAATAAGTCTGCTCAAGAAAATACCGTTGTCTCTGATGTTTAAATATGTTCTTAAATTCCCTTATTGTTAGATTAGTTGTTTCCAAATTAATCCTTAGTTTAGGCTATGGCGGGTTTTTATTTTATCAGCCAATGATTTTTTCTCAGCCCTTGGTCTTGAACAAAGAAAACGTTCAAGCTTTAATTTTGGAAAAACAAAAAAATAATCAAATTTTTGTAATTAGAGGTTTGCCTTTATCATTTGATAAATTAAAATTAATTCCACGTTTAAGACAGGAAGCCAAGTTTTCTCTAAAATTAAGTGCCCAGAGTTATGCGGTGATTGATGAAAACACTGAAGCCTTGCTGGCAAAACAAGCAGAAAATATACCCCGTTCCATTGGTAGTTTAAGTAAACTTATGACCGCCTTGGTTTTTTTAGAGGGTAACCCTAATTGGGAAAAACAAATTATAATTGAAAAATCTGACGAACGCGAAGGTAAGGTTTGTATTTTGGCAGGGGAAAAAATTACCATTAAAAATCTTTTTTATGCCAGTTTAGTAGAATCCTGCAATACCGCCACTATTGCTTTGGCCAGATCTGGCGGATTGACTTTAGAGGAATTTGCTAAGAAAATGAATCAAAAAGCAATAAATTTAGGTTTAAAAACATCCTATTTTGCCGAGCCCACCGGACTT
This Candidatus Magasanikbacteria bacterium RIFOXYB2_FULL_38_10 DNA region includes the following protein-coding sequences:
- a CDS encoding asparagine--tRNA ligase → MLIKDLSKFVNIDVELKGWIYNLRSSGSLYFLQLRDGSGFLQAVVNKEAVAPEVWADCQKITLETAVTLQGVVSEHPKKFGEYELQVSGLKLVQVAEEYPIGKKEHGPDFLMEWRHLWLRSPKQWAILKVRDAVITAINEYLHQECFIKVDSPVFTPNACEGTTTLFPVPYFDLGTAYLSQSGQLYSEAAIASVGRCYDFGPVFRAEKSKTKRHLTEFWMMDAEGAFVEHEENLRLQEGLVRHIVRYCLAICAKELAILERDTEKLRAADASFTRLSYDKTIATLQALGSDIQYGEDLGNDDEALLTKDSPVPMFVEKWPKTIKPFYMKRDTANPELVLNDDLIATEGAGELIGGSQREDDYNLLLERIKAEGLNLADYEWYLDLRKYGSVPHSGFGIGLERTVRWITGVEHIRECIPFPRMITRLKP
- a CDS encoding aspartate--tRNA(Asn) ligase produces the protein MRTLIKETPTKVGEEIEIQGSIQTRRNLGKIVFLDVRDRSGLIQVICAPGEMSNDYEAVKDVRSEFAVQIFGIINKRNEKNINPNLITGKIELLAKSFKVLATAEPLPLDPADEKMGLDVYLDSLPLTLRTEKNRALFKIQAEIVNAFRNFLLNQDFIEFPCPKLVGESTEGGANVFSLEYFGHKAYLAQSPQFYKQIMVGVYERVFTIGNVYRAEKHATTRHINEYTSLDLEYGFIKDHLDVINLEIEFIKFLDKHLAKDAASELKLWDFQPLLIPEKFPILKLREVQELIKKETGTDHTNEPDLEPNEEQWIGEYAKNKWQSDFVFVTHYPTNKRPVYTYPDENDPEFTKSFDLLFRGVEITTGGQRINNYNQLVENIKKWGYKLDSFSFYLQAFKYGMPPEGGLAIGLERLTAKLLGIENVKRATLFPRDLNRIDLQLSPPEYKQKEG
- a CDS encoding DNA repair protein RecO, whose product is MTYNTEAIILKKRTWRENDLEIIFLSKELGKMRAVAVGAKKMLSKLSGHLEPFKEVKLMVAEGKGCDKIGQAITLNNFCFQGGESNFNQLLRAQEASNLLEKILAEKQKEENFFQLTKNFFFLNFKNKESNFLPLFKWQAAALAGFKPRLHNCIFCQTKIKGKYEFNLTEAGAVCSKCFIKNNQEFVDVSLRTGQILKYLVEKAGLKEAWVKITKETAEELNNLFEKFYLYQIIH